A stretch of the Strigops habroptila isolate Jane chromosome 15, bStrHab1.2.pri, whole genome shotgun sequence genome encodes the following:
- the CARD9 gene encoding caspase recruitment domain-containing protein 9, with protein sequence MIIDTAGESGLSQLLMNEIMKLQSTVQEERRKAQELTVWLHTKEDTIRELWVRDSLLRKHQERAQKMKEERDSLSKELRKCKDENYSLAMSYARQSEEKSAALMKNRDLILEIDHLKHSLMKAEDDCKLERKHTMKLKHAIEQRPSHEVMWEIQQEKELLLAKNQELENTLQEVAREQNLEKSLSKEASENDCSQILEERRELLNTIYSLRKELRRAEVLQDKYAEEKEMLELQCTSLRKDSQMYKKRIEAVLKQMEEVASERDQALLTREQFYVQYSKNLVERDTYRKQIRELGERCDEMQLQLFQKEGQLLAMEAKLKRLQLELPTPTSDLDDTSSRDSQELTLHGHLDEDTQPTKKDCPEGQSQQFSTQGSSLPPKSPSFKECVLANEELAEKERRRMKDCFERYQRKRALRRAPKGRHHEADCENTTGSDNTDTEGS encoded by the exons ATGATTATAG ACACCGCTGGGGAATCGGGCCTGAGCCAGCTCCTCATGAATGAGATCATGAAGCTGCAGAGCACGGTGCAGGAGGAGCGGCGGAAGGCGCAGGAGCTCACCGTGTGGCTGCACACCAAAGAGGACACCATCAGAGAGCTGTGGGTGAGGGACAGCCTGCTCCGCAAGCACCAGGAGCGGGCACAGAAGAtgaaggaggagagggacagCCTGAGCAAGGAGCTGCGGAAGTGCAAGGACGAGAACTACAGCTTGGCAATGAGCTATGCCAGACAGAGCGAGGAGAAGAGCGCTGCCCTCATGAAGAACCGGGACCTGATCCTAGAG ATCGACCACTTGAAGCACAGCCTCATGAAGGCTGAGGATGACTGCAAACTGGAGCGTAAGCACACAATGAAACTGAAGCACGCCATAGAGCAGCGTCCAAGCCATGAGGTGATGTGGGAGATCCAGCAGGAGAAGGAGTTGCTCTTGGCCAAGAATCAGGAGCTGGAGAACACTCTCCAG GAGGTTGCCAGGGAACAGAACTTGGAGAAGAGCCTCTCCAAGGAGGCTTCAGAGAACGACTGTAGCCAAATCCTAGAAGAACGCCGGGAGCTGTTGAACACCATCTACAGCCTTCGCAAGGAGCTGCGGcgagcagaggtgctccaggaCAAA TatgcagaggagaaggagatgcTTGAACTCCAGTGCACATCTCTGAGGAAGGACTCCCAGATGTATAAAAAACGGATTGAAGCTGTCTTGAAGCAGATGGAGGAAGTGGCTTCAGAAAGAGACCAG GCGCTCCTGACCCGAGAACAGTTCTATGTGCAGTACTCCAAGAACCTGGTTGAGAGGGACACTTACCGCAAGCAGATCCGGGAGCTGGGCGAGCGCTGTGATgaaatgcagctgcagctcttccaaAAGGAGGGTCAGTTACTGGCGATGGAAGCCAAGCTGAAAAGACTGCAGCTGGAGCTACCCACACCG accTCTGACCTGGATGATACATCCTCCAGAGACTCCCAGGAA CTTACTCTTCACGGTCACCTAGATGAAGACACACAGCCCACTAAAA AAGACTGCCCTGAAGGACAAAGCCAGCAATTTAGCACTCAAGGGAGCAGTCTGCCTCCAAAGTCACCAAGT ttcaagGAGTGTGTTTTAGCCAACGAGGAACTGGCAGAAAAGGAGCGGAGGAGGATGAAGGACTGCTTCGAGCGTTACCAAAG GAAGAGAGCGCTGCGACGGGCACCGAAGGGCCGGCACCACGAGGCTGATTGCGAGAACACCACCGGCAGCGACAACACCGACACCGAGGGCTCCTGA